TTTAAGTACTTTAATATTAATGCGTGTTCCAGTAGAAAATGATAATACGGCTGAAATAAACCCAGTTCCAGAGCTTGTTAGCAACGACTCAGTTAATCCTCCAATATGAAACAAATTCGGCCAAAAAGTGAAAAGTATCATACTCACAATCAGTGGGACTAAAAACGTTCCAGCTGGTATTTTATTTACGGCTTTTAACATTTAATATCATCCTACCCATAAAAAAGCTCATCTCATTCTATTATACGCCTTAAGAAGAATGATTTCATTATTTTGTTAGAATACGACTAGCATTGAGGTAGGCAAGTTTCTCAATTCGCTTAGGTGGCCATTTATGTGCTTCTAAGCGTTCAAAGAGTTTTGGCATATCAAGCGGAGACGCAATCTCAAACTGTCCACTCGTACCGTCAAAATCAGTCCCAATTGCTAGTACATCCTCACCACCATAGTTATATAAATAATCCAAGTGGCGAATCATATCAGAAATGGTAGAGTCATCACCAGACCCTCTTAAAAAGCGAGGCGAGATGCACAAACCAACTACACCGCCTGAATTGGCAATTCCCTTAATATGTTCATCAGTTAGGTTACGCGAATGATGAGCAATAGAACGGGCATTAGAATGAGTAGCAACGACAGGTTGTTTTGAATATGCAAGCACATCGCTAATACCACCATCATTGAGGTGAGACACGTCGACTGTTATACCCAATTCATTCATATACTGAGTTGCTTCAATTCCAAATCGTTTTAACCCTTTTTGGTTGAGTTCCGGATCTAAACTGTTAGGATAACCAAAACAGTTTTCATGATTCCAGATTATTCCCATCATTCCGAATCCCATTTTATGAAGCATATCAAGATTATCAAGCGAGTTATTGACCGCACGGGCATCTTCTAGTGTTAAGATAGCTGAAATCTTGCCAGCAGCTTTATTCTTTTGAATATCAGCAGTGTTTTTCGCCCAAGCCATATGTTCATGGTTTTTTTCCATCTCTTTGTTAAGACGATCAACAGCTTTTTTGATATAGGCGATATCTTCTTCATGATTTTGCGGGCTAAACTCAGGATGAATCGTCATCTGATCAAACTGACCATCTGGCAGCCAAACCGCAAAACACTGAGCCAATGCATGACCAGCTTGAAGTTTTTGGATGTTAATATGAGTATTCTCAACATCATAGAGTGATGCTGCTTCGCCAGCTTGCATGAGCGGTAAAATGGTATCTGCGTGTAAATCAATATAATTCATGGTTATCCTCCTAAAACAAATTAACACCAACAAAGGCCCAAATGATGATACAAATCACTAGTGGGGCGATACTTAACCAATTTCCTTTTAACATTAATTTCGTGTTTGACGATTGGGCAATGCCAAGCTGACCAATCATGTTAGAAGTCGGGTAAATACTACCAGTTAAGCGTGTTGCGGATAAGAGCGAGATGGCAAACATCTGCAGAGGAAGACCAGATGACTCAATCATCGGTTTAAACATATCAGTAATAATTTGTAACTCTGCCACCGCAGCAGCTTCGACACCCAAGCCACCGACAATCGCTGAAATTAACATAACAGCTGGTGCGCTAATATTGGTAAATGTCGTTTGAAGGAGTTCAGATAAAGCCTCAAAACCGCCCGCAGCTGTGACCATTTCAAGTAAAACATCAATCGTAATAAAAATGAGGAAGAGATCTGCCATACTGGCAACACCTTCCACAATTTTTTCTTCTGCTACCTTTGGATGAATGCGGCCGAAGAGGGCAACAATAATCATTAAAATAATCATGACGATAATCGCATAATTTGTTCCTTGACCAGTTACTACACCAAAGACAACAAGCGCTAAGAAGGAGACAATAAAGGCAATAGTTGCTTGACGTTCTTTAGAACTAACGACAAACTGATCAAAATCAACAGCTTGCGACAAATCATAGTGTTCTTTGCCTTCTGTTTGCTTTTGAATATGGATGGATGCAAACCACGTACCTGCTAGCCATAATAGACCAAACGGCAGTCCTGCGAACAACATATATTCACCATATGACATGTCTGTCAACTCTAACATAGCCAATGTAACACCTGTTAATGGCCCCCAAATCAAACCAACTTCACCTGCATTTTTTAAGATTAAAGCCGTAGCTGTCGGCGTTAACCCAATACTGGCTAAAACAGGAATAATAATAGGCGCAATAATCGCATTACCGCCACCTAATGTGCCCAGTAACCCACAAATGATAATCGAAATCACCATAAGTGCGAAGCGAGCCTTGTTTTTCGAATTCACTTTCAACCCTTTAACAATCCAATAAACTAACGTCTTAGTAATCCCACTGGCGTTCATAAGACGGCCAAGAGCAGCCCCTAACATAATAATAAATCCAATTGTCGCCACAAAAGACCCTAAACTGCCTGCAAAATCAGCAGCCAACATACCTAAGTCATGGCCAATTAAAATCGCTCCAATAGCAATCCCAATAATCGTTGCTAACAAATTACTTTGATTCATAAAAATAAGGACAATATAAACCACTAAAGGTAATAAACCTAATAAAGAAGGGGATTCTACCAGTGCATTCACTCCTAATTCCATCTTCATTCTCCTTTCAAAATTAAAATAGTATTAGTCGATTATAGCATAAGAGGAGTACTAATCTATTACATTAGCTAGGTAGAGAATATGAATCTTTGCCAAAAAATAAAAAATAGCGTATAAACGCCAAGTAGAAATACAAATGGCGTTTATACGCTACTTCCTCAAAATTGATTCTAGTAACAACACGTAATTTTCAAACTCAGCTTTTCCAAACTCGGTTAGTTTATAGGAAGTTAAGATTTTATCCTTTATTCTGACCTTCTTCGATTCAATGACTCCCCAAGCGTTTAATTTTTTCAAATGAACACTTAGGTTACCATCAGTAGCTTCTGTATACTCTTTTAACTCAGAGAATAGCATATCTTTACTTAATAAACTGCTAACAATCACTATTCTCAAAGGAGAACTAAATATTTCTGAAATATCGCTCACTTTCATGATTTGGATGAGACACCTTCATTCTTGGAAGATAAAAAACCAATAAAAATATAACCTAGAGATATGACGCTAGAATAATAAAGATTGACATAACTAATATAGGAATGACTATGCAGCATAAATCCAGCATCGATTGAAGATAGAACTAAAAACATAACAATGTTAACTGCTCCGAAAACTAGTAGTATCTTTTTCCCTGATAATTTTTCAACTAGAATCAGTGACATTGAAAAAAGTGATATCATAATAAATTGGCTCATTTGATTTAAGTTTGCAATAGCAATTGACAAATCTGCGATGGAATAACTT
This genomic interval from Jeotgalibaca arthritidis contains the following:
- a CDS encoding transcriptional regulator, whose product is MKVSDISEIFSSPLRIVIVSSLLSKDMLFSELKEYTEATDGNLSVHLKKLNAWGVIESKKVRIKDKILTSYKLTEFGKAEFENYVLLLESILRK
- a CDS encoding dipeptidase; translation: MNYIDLHADTILPLMQAGEAASLYDVENTHINIQKLQAGHALAQCFAVWLPDGQFDQMTIHPEFSPQNHEEDIAYIKKAVDRLNKEMEKNHEHMAWAKNTADIQKNKAAGKISAILTLEDARAVNNSLDNLDMLHKMGFGMMGIIWNHENCFGYPNSLDPELNQKGLKRFGIEATQYMNELGITVDVSHLNDGGISDVLAYSKQPVVATHSNARSIAHHSRNLTDEHIKGIANSGGVVGLCISPRFLRGSGDDSTISDMIRHLDYLYNYGGEDVLAIGTDFDGTSGQFEIASPLDMPKLFERLEAHKWPPKRIEKLAYLNASRILTK
- a CDS encoding Na+/H+ antiporter NhaC family protein, with the protein product MELGVNALVESPSLLGLLPLVVYIVLIFMNQSNLLATIIGIAIGAILIGHDLGMLAADFAGSLGSFVATIGFIIMLGAALGRLMNASGITKTLVYWIVKGLKVNSKNKARFALMVISIIICGLLGTLGGGNAIIAPIIIPVLASIGLTPTATALILKNAGEVGLIWGPLTGVTLAMLELTDMSYGEYMLFAGLPFGLLWLAGTWFASIHIQKQTEGKEHYDLSQAVDFDQFVVSSKERQATIAFIVSFLALVVFGVVTGQGTNYAIIVMIILMIIVALFGRIHPKVAEEKIVEGVASMADLFLIFITIDVLLEMVTAAGGFEALSELLQTTFTNISAPAVMLISAIVGGLGVEAAAVAELQIITDMFKPMIESSGLPLQMFAISLLSATRLTGSIYPTSNMIGQLGIAQSSNTKLMLKGNWLSIAPLVICIIIWAFVGVNLF